From the Candidatus Schekmanbacteria bacterium genome, the window GTTTCAGGTATGATTATGGCAAATTCGTCTCCTCCATATCTTGAAACCAAATCAGTATTACGGGAGACATTTTTTAAAGTATTTGCTACATCCTTTAAAATTTCATCTCCTTCCTGATGCCCTTTTTTATCGTTGACTTCCTTGAAATTGTCGATATCGAGCATTAGGAGTGAAAAATTCTTTTTATATCGTGATGAACGTGAGATTTCATTTTCCAAAAGTTCATTGAAAAATCTAAAGTTTGATAATCCTGTTAATCCATCTACTCTTGAAAGATTTTTGTAATATTCCGCTTCATTTGCTTTTTTCAAAAGAAGCCGCCTTTCAATGGCTTTTCTAACGATGATTTGTGTGAGATCAGGATTGACAGGTTTCAGCAGATAATCATATGCACCTTTTTTCATTGCGGATATTGCTACATTTACATGGTCGGACAGTGTTGTAGCAATTATATCACAGCCCGGTTTTGCATTATTTATACAGGTAAGCAATTCTTCACTTTTGTTTCCGGGAAAGTCCATCGACAAGATTATAAGACTGAAATTGTTTTTTCTAATAGCTGATAATACGCCGTCAACAGTATTGGTACAGGTAACTGAAAATTTGTTTTTTGTAAGGATCTTTTTCAAATAATCAGCTGATTCCTCTTCACTTTCAACTACAAGTATCTTATCAGGATTAGGAGACATTCTTCCTTCCTT encodes:
- a CDS encoding diguanylate cyclase — encoded protein: MKIDKEGRMSPNPDKILVVESEEESADYLKKILTKNKFSVTCTNTVDGVLSAIRKNNFSLIILSMDFPGNKSEELLTCINNAKPGCDIIATTLSDHVNVAISAMKKGAYDYLLKPVNPDLTQIIVRKAIERRLLLKKANEAEYYKNLSRVDGLTGLSNFRFFNELLENEISRSSRYKKNFSLLMLDIDNFKEVNDKKGHQEGDEILKDVANTLKNVSRNTDLVSRYGGDEFAIIIPETKKKNTLPFAERIRSEIGKAFKKKKYLSELEVTVSIGIAGFPEDAENKEELIKKADRALYQAKHSGRNAIVLWEDKKKSKKKKG